The following are encoded together in the Bacillus sp. V2I10 genome:
- the meaB gene encoding methylmalonyl Co-A mutase-associated GTPase MeaB, with protein sequence MTGSPQKRKKAGSIEKSAEQYIEGVLNGDRVAVAQAITLVESNAEKHFEKAQQMIEELQQKETSSIRIGITGVPGAGKSTFIDSFGTYLCSLGHKVAVLAVDPSSQVSKGSILGDKTRMERLSRNPDAFIRPSPSSGTLGGVTRKTRESIIVCEAAGYDVILVETVGVGQGEFAIRGMVDFFLLLVLTGAGDELQTMKKGIMELPDLVVVNKADGDNLKNAKKAEHEYNHILHFLKSYTQGWETKAVTASALHETGIREIWETISVFAYKTKENGTFEGRRKLQQKEWLYEMIQEQLKHHFFQHTYIKGNMLNYEKDVVEGKRPVSGSVKELISAFLSR encoded by the coding sequence ATGACAGGAAGTCCTCAAAAGCGCAAAAAAGCGGGAAGCATTGAAAAGAGTGCAGAACAATATATTGAGGGTGTACTGAATGGCGACAGAGTGGCTGTTGCGCAGGCGATTACTCTAGTGGAAAGCAACGCCGAAAAGCATTTTGAAAAAGCGCAGCAAATGATTGAAGAGCTTCAGCAAAAAGAGACCTCTTCCATAAGAATTGGGATAACAGGGGTTCCGGGTGCAGGAAAGAGTACGTTCATTGATTCTTTCGGGACGTATTTGTGCAGTCTCGGACATAAAGTTGCTGTGTTGGCTGTCGACCCGAGCAGCCAGGTTTCAAAAGGAAGTATATTGGGTGATAAAACGAGAATGGAGAGGCTCTCCCGTAATCCTGATGCTTTTATCAGACCTTCTCCATCAAGCGGAACACTTGGAGGGGTAACGAGAAAAACAAGGGAATCCATTATTGTATGCGAGGCAGCAGGGTATGATGTGATTCTCGTTGAAACGGTGGGTGTCGGGCAGGGGGAATTTGCAATAAGGGGCATGGTTGATTTTTTCCTCTTATTAGTATTAACCGGTGCCGGAGATGAGCTGCAGACGATGAAAAAAGGAATTATGGAGCTTCCCGATCTCGTGGTTGTCAACAAAGCAGATGGCGATAACCTTAAAAATGCAAAAAAAGCTGAACATGAGTACAATCATATTCTTCATTTTCTAAAATCCTATACACAAGGATGGGAAACCAAAGCAGTGACCGCTTCTGCACTTCATGAAACAGGAATACGCGAAATATGGGAGACCATATCCGTTTTCGCATATAAAACGAAAGAAAACGGAACATTTGAAGGCAGAAGGAAACTTCAGCAAAAGGAATGGCTCTATGAAATGATTCAGGAACAGCTGAAGCATCACTTTTTTCAGCATACCTATATAAAAGGCAATATGCTGAACTATGAAAAAGACGTGGTGGAAGGAAAGCGGCCGGTTTCAGGCAGTGTGAAAGAGCTGATATCTGCTTTTTTAAGCAGATAA
- a CDS encoding BrxA/BrxB family bacilliredoxin has translation MNIDFNMFMNDVVAQARKEITAAGYTELTTPEEVEETFKKEGTTLVMVNSVCGCAGGIARPAAAHSVHYDKRPDHLVTVFAGQDKEATAYAREHFTGYPPSSPSFALLKDGKLVAMVERHEIEGHDPMSVVAKLQEAFDQHCEEI, from the coding sequence GTGAATATCGATTTTAATATGTTTATGAATGATGTAGTCGCACAGGCAAGAAAAGAAATCACGGCTGCAGGATATACAGAATTGACAACACCTGAAGAGGTGGAAGAAACGTTTAAAAAAGAGGGAACAACCCTTGTGATGGTCAATTCGGTTTGCGGCTGTGCAGGCGGTATTGCTAGACCTGCAGCTGCACACTCTGTTCATTATGATAAAAGACCTGACCATCTTGTGACTGTTTTTGCAGGACAGGATAAAGAAGCAACAGCGTATGCAAGAGAGCATTTTACTGGGTACCCGCCTTCTTCACCATCGTTTGCCCTGCTAAAAGACGGCAAGCTTGTGGCTATGGTTGAGCGCCATGAAATTGAAGGACACGATCCAATGAGTGTTGTAGCAAAGCTTCAAGAAGCTTTTGATCAGCATTGTGAAGAAATTTAA
- a CDS encoding transporter substrate-binding domain-containing protein — protein MKKVLLFMISILVIGVLAACGSSENESGEEKKVLKMATSADYPPFEYIDTAKGSDIIGFDVDLAKAIGKELGYEIKVEDMDFTGLIPALQAKKADMVLAGMTPTEERKKSVDFSDVYYTAKHMIISKKGSGIKSVEDLEGKTVGVQLSSIQEGKAEEIAKEVNIKVENRNRIPELIQEMKSGRFDAAIIEDTVAKGYFEKDKELEGITIEDGETEEAGSAIAFPKDSKYTEEFNKVLQEMKENGELEKLVVKWFGGAK, from the coding sequence ATGAAGAAAGTATTATTGTTTATGATTTCGATCTTAGTAATTGGAGTTCTCGCTGCATGCGGATCTTCAGAGAATGAATCAGGAGAAGAGAAAAAGGTATTAAAAATGGCAACATCTGCAGATTATCCTCCGTTTGAGTACATTGATACGGCAAAAGGCAGCGACATCATCGGATTTGATGTTGATCTTGCAAAAGCAATCGGAAAAGAGCTTGGCTACGAAATTAAAGTAGAAGACATGGATTTCACTGGTTTAATTCCAGCACTTCAGGCTAAGAAGGCTGATATGGTTTTAGCTGGGATGACGCCAACGGAAGAACGCAAAAAAAGCGTGGATTTCTCAGATGTATATTATACAGCTAAACATATGATTATTTCTAAAAAAGGCAGCGGCATTAAATCTGTTGAAGACTTAGAAGGAAAGACGGTTGGTGTTCAGCTTTCTTCCATCCAAGAGGGCAAAGCGGAAGAAATTGCTAAAGAAGTAAATATCAAAGTTGAAAACCGCAACAGAATTCCTGAACTTATCCAAGAAATGAAATCAGGCCGTTTCGATGCAGCAATTATTGAAGATACTGTAGCAAAAGGCTATTTTGAAAAGGATAAAGAGTTAGAAGGCATAACAATTGAAGACGGGGAAACTGAAGAAGCAGGTTCTGCGATTGCTTTCCCTAAAGACAGCAAATATACTGAAGAATTCAACAAAGTACTTCAGGAAATGAAAGAAAACGGCGAGCTGGAAAAATTAGTAGTGAAATGGTTCGGCGGAGCAAAATAA
- a CDS encoding amino acid ABC transporter permease produces MNLDFPAIAPSIPFILQGIPVTLKIVGLSALIGFILAVILALMKISRIKPLMWIADAYTSIFRGTPLILQLLIIYYGAPQILGFEIDPYPAAVATFALNSGAYISEVIRAGIMAIDKGQREAAMALGVPYSKMMKDIIFPQAIKNILPALMNEFITLTKESAIVTIIGVQDIMRSSYIVGGQTYRYFEPILIAGLIYYVMVIILTLLGKLVERRMARSD; encoded by the coding sequence ATGAATCTGGATTTTCCGGCTATAGCGCCTTCCATACCCTTTATTCTTCAAGGGATACCTGTTACATTGAAAATTGTCGGTCTTTCTGCTTTAATTGGATTTATTCTGGCTGTCATTCTTGCTCTCATGAAGATCAGCAGAATTAAGCCGCTAATGTGGATTGCTGATGCATATACGTCCATTTTTCGCGGCACGCCGCTCATTCTGCAATTATTAATTATTTATTATGGTGCACCGCAAATCCTTGGCTTTGAGATTGATCCATATCCTGCAGCAGTTGCAACATTTGCCCTGAACTCAGGTGCATATATTTCTGAGGTCATCAGAGCAGGCATCATGGCAATCGATAAAGGACAGCGCGAAGCTGCGATGGCTCTTGGTGTTCCTTATTCAAAGATGATGAAGGATATCATTTTCCCTCAGGCTATTAAAAATATTCTTCCTGCTTTAATGAACGAGTTCATTACACTGACAAAGGAATCAGCTATTGTAACCATCATTGGAGTTCAGGATATTATGAGAAGTTCTTATATTGTCGGCGGACAAACATACCGTTATTTTGAACCGATCTTAATTGCGGGTTTAATCTATTATGTCATGGTTATCATATTAACGCTCCTTGGCAAACTCGTTGAAAGGAGAATGGCGCGCAGTGATTAA
- a CDS encoding amino acid ABC transporter ATP-binding protein, giving the protein MIKVDKLHKSFGKLEVLKGITTSIAEKEVVAIIGPSGSGKSTFLRCLNRLEDPTDGHVWIKDQDITNPKTDINKVRQNVGMVFQHFHLFPHKTVLENLTYAPLTVKGTSKKEAEAQGHELLKKVGLAEKAQVYPSRLSGGQKQRVAIARALAMNPEVMLFDEPTSALDPEMVKEVLEVMKNLAFSGMTMAIVTHEMGFAREVADRVLFLDEGILVEDAPPKEFFTNPKTKRAQIFLEKML; this is encoded by the coding sequence GTGATTAAAGTAGACAAGCTTCATAAGTCATTTGGAAAATTAGAAGTGCTGAAAGGAATCACTACATCTATTGCTGAAAAAGAAGTAGTGGCGATTATTGGGCCATCGGGCTCTGGAAAATCAACCTTTCTCCGCTGTTTAAATCGTTTGGAAGACCCTACAGACGGACATGTTTGGATTAAAGATCAGGATATTACGAATCCCAAAACAGATATAAACAAAGTTCGTCAAAATGTCGGCATGGTCTTTCAGCATTTTCATCTTTTTCCTCACAAAACCGTTCTTGAAAACTTAACATACGCTCCATTAACTGTTAAGGGAACTTCCAAGAAGGAAGCAGAAGCACAGGGGCACGAGCTTTTAAAGAAAGTCGGTCTTGCTGAAAAAGCTCAAGTATATCCAAGCAGGTTATCAGGCGGACAAAAGCAGCGGGTTGCCATTGCCAGGGCCCTTGCGATGAACCCAGAGGTTATGCTGTTTGATGAACCGACCTCTGCTCTTGATCCAGAGATGGTCAAGGAAGTGTTAGAGGTTATGAAAAATCTGGCGTTCTCCGGTATGACAATGGCGATTGTTACCCATGAAATGGGATTTGCAAGAGAAGTAGCAGACAGAGTCCTCTTTCTGGATGAGGGCATTTTAGTTGAAGATGCACCGCCTAAGGAATTTTTTACAAATCCTAAAACGAAACGTGCTCAAATTTTCCTTGAAAAAATGCTATAA
- a CDS encoding aromatic acid exporter family protein, whose translation MFKIGYRTLKTALGAAIAISLAQLFQLDNFASAGILTILCIQVTKKKSLQTSWARFFACLIAILFSFVFFEGIGYYPFVIGLLLLFFIPVTVIVHAKEGIVTSSVIILHLNTSSHITFSLVLNEIALISTGIGVALIMNLYMPSVDKKLKEYQLKIEDNLSKIFLEIEEYLLSNDSSWDGKEITETALLINEAKTLAFRDVENHFMRHENLYYHYFKMREKQFEIIERVLPIITSINVTVDQAQIIADFIQEVREAIHPGNTAHKFLVKLHHMRKSFEEMPLPETREEFEARAALLHFVREMEQYLVLKSQFKGIIAEHEFRPSRAT comes from the coding sequence ATGTTTAAAATCGGATACCGCACGCTTAAAACAGCATTGGGAGCAGCGATTGCCATCAGTCTGGCACAGCTGTTTCAGCTTGATAATTTTGCATCAGCCGGAATCTTAACGATTCTCTGTATTCAGGTAACAAAGAAAAAATCATTGCAGACATCCTGGGCTAGATTTTTTGCCTGTTTAATTGCCATTCTTTTTTCTTTTGTCTTCTTTGAAGGAATTGGCTATTATCCTTTTGTCATAGGACTTCTTTTATTATTCTTTATCCCTGTGACTGTGATTGTTCATGCAAAAGAAGGGATTGTAACTAGTTCCGTCATTATTTTGCACTTAAACACATCCTCACATATTACGTTCAGCCTTGTTTTGAATGAAATCGCACTTATCTCCACTGGAATAGGGGTGGCCCTGATTATGAACCTTTATATGCCGAGTGTTGATAAAAAGCTGAAGGAATATCAGCTGAAAATTGAAGATAATCTTTCAAAAATCTTTCTGGAGATCGAAGAATATTTACTTTCAAACGATAGTTCATGGGACGGAAAAGAAATAACGGAGACCGCTCTATTAATTAATGAAGCAAAAACTCTGGCATTCAGAGATGTCGAAAACCACTTTATGAGACATGAAAATCTATACTACCACTATTTCAAGATGAGGGAAAAACAATTTGAAATTATTGAACGTGTTCTCCCAATTATTACTTCTATTAATGTGACGGTTGATCAGGCGCAAATTATCGCTGACTTTATTCAGGAAGTGAGAGAAGCGATACATCCTGGAAATACGGCACACAAGTTTTTAGTCAAGCTGCATCATATGAGAAAAAGCTTTGAAGAGATGCCGCTTCCTGAAACACGCGAAGAATTTGAAGCAAGAGCTGCTCTCTTGCACTTTGTGCGGGAAATGGAGCAGTATCTTGTCTTAAAAAGTCAGTTTAAAGGCATAATTGCAGAGCATGAATTTCGCCCTTCCCGTGCAACATAA
- a CDS encoding L,D-transpeptidase has translation MKALLLFIMFLSPLWPLGENPSVGDPYIIINKQTNELAFIDNGQVVKVFDVATGKNEELTPEGEFTITVKAADPYYRKKNIPGGDPKNPLGTRWIGFDAEDSDGRTYGIHGTNNEDSIGTFVTQGCVRMYNEEVEILFEHIPIGTKVFITKNAKPFEEIAAEKGAMKKGDS, from the coding sequence ATGAAGGCATTGCTTCTTTTCATCATGTTCCTTTCTCCGCTTTGGCCGCTTGGTGAAAATCCATCTGTCGGCGATCCTTATATCATTATCAATAAGCAGACAAACGAACTTGCATTTATTGATAATGGTCAGGTAGTGAAAGTATTTGACGTTGCTACAGGCAAGAATGAAGAGCTTACACCCGAAGGCGAATTTACCATCACCGTGAAAGCGGCAGATCCGTATTACCGAAAAAAGAACATTCCGGGCGGTGACCCTAAAAATCCGCTCGGCACCAGGTGGATTGGATTTGATGCGGAAGATTCAGATGGCAGAACGTACGGCATTCACGGAACGAATAATGAAGATTCAATTGGCACCTTTGTTACACAGGGATGTGTGCGCATGTACAATGAGGAAGTAGAAATTCTGTTTGAACATATTCCAATTGGAACAAAAGTATTTATAACAAAAAACGCCAAGCCGTTTGAAGAAATTGCTGCTGAAAAAGGAGCAATGAAAAAAGGTGATTCCTGA
- the prli42 gene encoding stressosome-associated protein Prli42: protein MSKRFQKVVIYLMLAVMIATTLLAGMSMWF from the coding sequence ATGTCTAAAAGATTTCAAAAAGTGGTTATTTATCTGATGCTTGCCGTAATGATTGCCACGACTTTACTTGCTGGAATGAGTATGTGGTTTTAA
- the mce gene encoding methylmalonyl-CoA epimerase — protein MIKKVDHIGVAVRSISEVLPFYEETLGLQLQGIEHVKEQKVNVAFLKIGDTKIELLEPTSEDSAVAKFIEKQGEGIHHLALGVDDIKKRIEELRVNGVKMIDETPRNGAGGAAIAFLHPKSANGVLVELCEKREGTVL, from the coding sequence ATGATTAAAAAGGTAGATCACATAGGGGTAGCTGTTCGTTCGATTTCTGAGGTGCTTCCGTTTTATGAGGAAACTCTCGGTTTACAGCTTCAAGGCATTGAACACGTAAAAGAACAAAAGGTGAACGTCGCTTTTTTGAAAATAGGCGATACCAAAATTGAATTACTTGAGCCCACTTCTGAGGACAGTGCTGTAGCCAAATTTATTGAAAAACAGGGAGAAGGCATACATCATTTGGCTTTGGGAGTGGATGATATAAAGAAAAGGATTGAAGAATTGAGGGTAAATGGAGTGAAAATGATTGATGAAACTCCAAGGAACGGTGCAGGCGGCGCTGCCATTGCCTTTTTGCATCCGAAATCTGCAAACGGAGTATTAGTGGAACTATGTGAAAAGAGAGAGGGTACAGTTCTATGA
- a CDS encoding acyl-CoA carboxylase subunit beta, whose product MSIDIFDKINELYDRRREVEMGGGDERIEKQHEKGKLTARERIDLLVDKGTFVEMNPFIEHRCNDFGLSGKKGPGDGVVTGYGKVNGRPVYLFSQDFTVFGGALGEMHAKKIAAVMDLAAKSGTPFIGLNDSGGARIQEGVVSLDGYGQIFYRNTIYSGVIPQISVILGPCAGGAVYSPAITDFVFMVEKTSQMFITGPKVIETVTGEKISSEDLGGAKVHNTISGNAHFSGETEEEVLSQVRKLITYLPQNNQEKAPILPFDDDADYRPNLTDCIPFDALRPYDVRVVIQEVADADSFYEVQKDFAKNIVVGFARIKGEVVGLVCNQPKYMAGGLDIDSSDKASRFIRFCDSFQIPIITFEDVTGFFPGIKQEHGGIIRHGAKILYAYSEATVPKLTVILRKAYGGAYVALNSKSIGADLVFAWPNAEIAVMGPQGAANIIFAKEIENSDNPEETRANKIEEYREKFANPYVAASQGMVDDVIDPRDTRIKLIQALEMLRTKQEQRPAKKHGNIPL is encoded by the coding sequence ATGAGCATTGATATTTTCGATAAAATAAATGAATTATATGATCGAAGACGTGAAGTGGAAATGGGCGGCGGAGATGAGCGCATTGAAAAACAGCATGAAAAAGGAAAGCTGACAGCAAGAGAGCGCATCGATCTTCTCGTTGATAAAGGAACATTCGTTGAAATGAATCCATTCATAGAGCACCGGTGCAATGACTTTGGTCTGAGCGGGAAAAAAGGGCCGGGTGACGGAGTCGTCACAGGCTACGGCAAAGTGAACGGACGACCTGTCTATTTATTTTCACAGGACTTTACGGTTTTTGGAGGAGCCCTTGGAGAGATGCATGCAAAGAAAATTGCTGCGGTTATGGACCTGGCAGCAAAAAGCGGAACGCCGTTCATTGGCCTTAACGACTCCGGAGGTGCTAGAATTCAGGAAGGTGTGGTATCATTAGATGGATATGGGCAGATTTTTTACCGCAATACCATCTACTCGGGCGTAATACCGCAAATTTCGGTTATCCTTGGTCCGTGTGCAGGCGGTGCCGTATATTCTCCTGCAATTACAGACTTTGTCTTTATGGTCGAGAAAACAAGTCAAATGTTTATAACAGGTCCTAAAGTGATTGAAACGGTAACAGGCGAAAAAATCAGTTCCGAAGATTTAGGCGGAGCTAAAGTACATAATACGATCAGCGGAAATGCCCATTTTTCAGGCGAAACAGAAGAAGAGGTGCTTTCTCAAGTCCGGAAATTAATCACCTATTTGCCGCAGAATAATCAGGAGAAAGCGCCGATTTTGCCATTCGATGATGATGCGGATTATCGTCCGAACCTGACAGACTGCATCCCATTTGATGCCCTCAGGCCTTATGATGTTCGAGTGGTTATTCAAGAAGTGGCTGATGCCGATTCTTTTTATGAAGTGCAAAAGGACTTTGCAAAAAATATAGTTGTCGGTTTTGCGAGAATAAAAGGTGAGGTCGTTGGACTCGTCTGCAATCAGCCAAAATACATGGCCGGCGGACTTGATATTGATTCTTCGGATAAAGCTTCCCGCTTCATCCGGTTTTGTGATTCGTTCCAGATTCCGATTATTACGTTTGAAGATGTTACTGGGTTTTTCCCTGGTATTAAGCAAGAGCACGGGGGAATCATCAGACACGGGGCAAAGATTTTGTATGCCTATTCAGAAGCAACCGTTCCTAAATTGACGGTTATTTTGCGAAAAGCCTACGGCGGAGCATACGTTGCACTGAACAGCAAATCGATTGGAGCGGATCTTGTTTTTGCATGGCCGAATGCCGAGATTGCCGTGATGGGTCCTCAGGGTGCTGCGAATATCATTTTCGCTAAAGAAATTGAAAACAGCGATAATCCTGAAGAGACAAGAGCAAATAAAATCGAAGAATACAGAGAGAAGTTCGCAAATCCTTATGTTGCTGCGAGTCAGGGTATGGTTGATGATGTCATTGATCCGCGGGATACAAGAATTAAATTGATTCAGGCACTTGAAATGCTCCGGACAAAGCAAGAGCAAAGACCTGCCAAAAAGCATGGGAACATTCCGCTTTAA
- a CDS encoding M20/M25/M40 family metallo-hydrolase produces MVNQERLVNEFLELVQIDSETKFETEIAKVLKEKFSSLGVHVVEDDTTGVTGHGAGNLICTLEAVKDGVDPIYFTSHMDTVVPGKGIKPSIKDDYIVTDGTTILGADDKTGLSAMLEAVRVLKENNISHGKIEFIITAGEESGLVGAKAIDGSQITAKFGYALDSDGKVGTIIVAAPTQAKVKAAIFGKTAHAGVAPEKGVSAITIAAKAIAKMPLGRIDHETTANIGRFEGGTQTNIVCDQVNILAEARSLVPEKMEAQVAKMKEAFESAAAEMGGRAEVDIEVMYPGFKFGEGDHVVEVAKKAAAAIGRTSELQTSGGGSDANVIAGFDIPTVNLAVGYEDIHTTNEKMPIEELVKTAELVVAIIEEVAKGE; encoded by the coding sequence ATGGTTAATCAAGAACGCTTAGTTAATGAATTTCTGGAGCTTGTGCAAATTGATTCAGAAACGAAATTCGAAACAGAAATTGCAAAAGTATTAAAAGAAAAGTTTTCATCACTTGGTGTTCATGTTGTTGAAGATGATACAACGGGTGTTACCGGACATGGTGCAGGAAATTTAATTTGTACTCTGGAAGCTGTAAAAGACGGAGTAGATCCGATTTATTTTACTTCACATATGGACACTGTTGTTCCTGGAAAAGGCATTAAGCCCTCTATTAAAGATGATTATATTGTGACAGACGGTACGACGATTTTAGGTGCTGATGATAAAACAGGTTTATCCGCGATGCTTGAAGCCGTTCGTGTGTTGAAGGAAAATAACATCTCTCATGGAAAAATCGAATTTATTATTACTGCCGGTGAAGAATCAGGTCTTGTAGGCGCGAAAGCCATTGATGGATCTCAAATCACGGCAAAATTCGGATATGCATTAGACAGTGATGGAAAAGTCGGGACAATTATTGTTGCAGCTCCAACACAAGCTAAAGTAAAAGCAGCCATCTTTGGCAAGACGGCTCATGCTGGTGTCGCCCCTGAAAAAGGCGTATCTGCGATCACCATTGCTGCAAAAGCAATTGCTAAAATGCCCTTAGGCAGAATTGATCATGAAACAACAGCTAACATTGGCCGTTTTGAAGGAGGCACGCAAACAAACATCGTTTGCGATCAAGTGAATATTTTAGCTGAAGCAAGATCTTTGGTTCCTGAGAAAATGGAAGCTCAAGTGGCGAAAATGAAAGAAGCTTTTGAAAGTGCTGCTGCTGAAATGGGCGGACGCGCTGAAGTGGATATTGAAGTGATGTATCCCGGCTTTAAATTTGGCGAGGGAGATCATGTTGTTGAAGTCGCTAAAAAAGCGGCTGCAGCAATCGGCCGAACAAGCGAGCTTCAAACAAGCGGCGGTGGCAGCGATGCCAATGTTATTGCCGGGTTTGACATTCCAACTGTGAATTTGGCAGTCGGGTATGAAGATATTCATACAACCAATGAAAAGATGCCGATAGAAGAGCTTGTGAAAACAGCAGAGCTTGTTGTCGCGATCATTGAGGAAGTAGCTAAAGGCGAATAA
- the msrA gene encoding peptide-methionine (S)-S-oxide reductase MsrA, giving the protein MKKKEKATFAGGCFWCMVKPFDEQPGIIEVVSGYTGGTLENPSYEQIKTGETGHLEAVEITFEPEVFSYERLLELYWPQIDPTDDGGQFFDRGSQYRTAIFYHTEQQKLKAEQSKTAIEESGRFKKPIVTEILPAAPFYHAEEYHQKFYAKNPEKYKQEREESGREEFIKKNWNQ; this is encoded by the coding sequence ATGAAAAAGAAAGAAAAAGCAACTTTTGCCGGAGGATGCTTCTGGTGTATGGTGAAGCCGTTTGACGAGCAGCCAGGCATCATTGAGGTTGTTTCTGGCTATACAGGAGGAACATTAGAAAATCCTTCTTATGAACAAATTAAAACAGGTGAAACAGGCCACCTGGAAGCTGTGGAAATTACATTTGAACCTGAAGTATTTTCATATGAAAGACTGCTCGAGTTATATTGGCCGCAAATTGATCCGACAGATGATGGCGGACAGTTCTTTGACCGGGGCAGCCAGTACCGCACAGCCATTTTTTATCATACAGAACAGCAGAAGCTAAAAGCAGAGCAGTCAAAAACTGCGATTGAAGAGAGCGGCCGCTTTAAGAAACCGATTGTAACGGAAATCCTTCCGGCAGCTCCTTTTTACCATGCAGAAGAATACCATCAAAAGTTTTATGCTAAAAATCCGGAGAAATATAAGCAAGAAAGAGAAGAATCCGGAAGAGAAGAATTTATAAAGAAAAATTGGAATCAGTAA
- a CDS encoding DNA polymerase IV: MKELSGPRVILHVDMNSFYASVEMAFDPELRGKPLAIAGNVEERKGIVVTCSYEARAKGVKTTMPLWQAKRHCPELIVRKPNFDRYRKASKAMFGLLREFTHLVEPVSIDEGYMDLTEFLKEGNPLQIAKTIQDRLMEELLLPASIGVAPNKFLAKMASNMKKPLGITVLRKRELGKTLWPLPVSEMHGVGEKTAEKLKTIGIQTIKDLAGADAIGLKQLLGINGERLKKRANGIDDREVNPDSIYDFKSIGNSTTLSKDTTEARILYETLNRLSHSVSSRMKRKDVLGTKIFTTIRYSDRSTYTRSKKLNNPIVETEDILTHAKALFDKHWTGEPIRLLGVTCQDLVPKEDAYKQLDLFSFQEDAKKEPLYKTIEDINRKYGSSMVKRGMKVDKSEDDKTSGTSFNKDFLRE; encoded by the coding sequence ATGAAAGAGCTAAGTGGACCTAGAGTAATTTTACATGTGGACATGAACAGCTTTTATGCATCTGTTGAAATGGCATTTGACCCCGAACTTAGAGGAAAGCCGCTTGCAATTGCAGGAAACGTAGAAGAACGAAAAGGAATTGTGGTTACTTGCAGTTATGAAGCGAGGGCTAAGGGAGTGAAAACGACCATGCCGCTTTGGCAGGCGAAACGGCATTGTCCTGAACTGATTGTCCGAAAACCAAACTTTGACCGTTACAGAAAAGCCTCTAAAGCCATGTTCGGCCTTTTAAGGGAGTTTACACATCTGGTAGAGCCCGTTTCAATTGATGAAGGATATATGGATTTAACGGAGTTTTTAAAGGAGGGCAATCCTCTTCAAATCGCTAAGACCATTCAGGACAGGCTGATGGAAGAGCTTTTGCTGCCGGCAAGCATTGGCGTAGCACCTAATAAATTTCTCGCCAAAATGGCATCCAACATGAAAAAACCCCTCGGCATCACTGTACTCAGAAAGCGGGAGCTGGGTAAGACTCTTTGGCCGCTTCCTGTTAGCGAAATGCATGGGGTTGGAGAAAAAACGGCCGAGAAATTAAAAACAATTGGTATTCAAACGATAAAAGACCTTGCAGGTGCTGATGCGATTGGATTAAAGCAGCTTCTCGGAATCAACGGCGAGCGCCTGAAAAAAAGAGCAAATGGAATAGATGATAGAGAGGTAAACCCTGACTCCATCTATGATTTTAAAAGCATCGGAAACTCAACTACTTTATCAAAAGATACGACAGAGGCCAGAATTCTGTATGAAACTCTGAACCGTCTGTCACATTCGGTAAGCAGCAGAATGAAACGAAAGGATGTTCTCGGCACGAAAATCTTTACGACGATTCGTTATTCTGACCGAAGCACATATACTCGTAGTAAGAAACTGAATAACCCCATTGTTGAGACAGAGGATATTCTTACACATGCTAAAGCGCTGTTTGATAAGCATTGGACGGGTGAACCAATCCGGCTCCTTGGAGTAACATGCCAGGATCTTGTTCCGAAAGAGGATGCTTATAAGCAGCTGGATCTTTTTTCTTTTCAGGAGGACGCAAAAAAAGAACCGCTTTACAAAACCATTGAAGATATTAATAGAAAATACGGCAGCAGCATGGTCAAACGCGGGATGAAAGTGGACAAATCAGAAGATGATAAAACAAGCGGCACAAGTTTTAATAAAGATTTTTTAAGGGAATGA